A window from Cryptomeria japonica chromosome 1, Sugi_1.0, whole genome shotgun sequence encodes these proteins:
- the LOC131048108 gene encoding probable 2' cyclic ADP-D-ribose synthase BdTIR yields the protein MANSLFSYRSSPLLSYNYPLPTAAYNVFINHRGIETKQSVASLLYHNLQNKGFKVFLDQKSLQGGEYVPAAIRQAIRKASVHVAILSPNYADSEWCLDELHLMLKTGAPIVPVFWEIRPSQLRMENDNGMYTRAFHKHKQAGKFNIRTLEKWRKALRRVSLLEGSIYEG from the coding sequence ATGGCAAATTCTCTATTTAGTTATCGTTCTTCACCCCTGCTATCATACAACTATCCCCTTCCCACAGCTGCATATAACGTTTTTATTAATCACCGGGGAATAGAGACAAAGCAATCTGTAGCTAGTCTCTTGTACCATAATCTCCAGAATAAAGGATTCAAAGTGTTTTTGGACCAGAAATCTCTACAAGGAGGGGAATATGTACCCGCGGCAATCAGGCAGGCAATAAGAAAAGCTTCAGTTCATGTTGCAATCCTTTCGCCGAACTATGCGGATTCTGAGTGGTGTTTGGATGAGCTCCATTTGATGCTTAAAACCGGGGCTCCAATTGTTCCCGTATTTTGGGAGATTCGACCTTCTCAGCTTCGAATGGAGAACGACAATGGTATGTACACCAGAGCTTTCCATAAGCATAAGCAGGCGGGAAAATTCAATATTAGAACGCTTGAAAAGTGGAGAAAAGCTCTGCGCAGGGTTTCACTCTTGGAAGGCTCTATTTATGAAGGGTAA